From the Thermosynechococcus sp. genome, the window GCGCGATCGCGCCCAAGCCCTAGAAACAGACCTTCAGGAACTGCAAACCCGTCATCAAGCGCTAGAAGCCGAATTTGAAGAGGCCAAGGCAGTCATTCGCCAACTCACTGTCCCGCAGCCTTACCGTTTCGAGGATGTGGGATTTAAGCCCCTCGTCAATGAAATTCCTACCCCTAATCCCAACACCTCTCCCCTTGGGGATGCGGAAATGGGGTGGTTTGACTAGGGATCGTCCGAGCCCTTCGGAGACTCTTTGAGAAGATTAAAAAAATGTAAAGGCAGATAAATCAATTATTAAAATTCCCGCAGCGGTAATCTAATGTACATTTCACAAATCTGTATTAGCCTTAAGTTATTGCCGATTCCTGCAGAGCCACAGTTTTCATGAATAATCCCGCCACACCTAACGGTTACCCTGTTAATTCAGTCTCCCACACCAACCCTGCTGCCAACGACGAACACTGCGATTTGTATATCGAGAGCGATCGCACAGGGATGACAGTGCAAACCCTGAAGCGCGCCTTTGTTGATAATCTCCACTACATCCAGGGCAAGGATGCCATGTTTGCCACACCCTACGACTACTTCATGGCCCTGGCCTACACGGTGCGCGATCGCCTGCTGCATCGGCGGATTAAAACCGCCCAAACCTATTTTGAGCAGGATGCCAAGGTGGTCTATTACCTGTCGGCAGAGTTTCTCATTGGTCGCTTGCTCCTGAACAACCTAATTAACGTCGGCCTCTACGAGCAAACCAAACAGGCCATGGCCGATTTTGGCCTTGACCTGAATGAACTGATGGAGCGTGAACCGGAACCGGGGCTAGGCAATGGCGGTTTAGGACGCTTGGCGGCTTGTTTCCTCGACTCTCTCGCGACCCTTGAAATTCCCGCTGTTGGCTACGGCATTCGCTACGAGTTTGGCATTTTTGAGCAAATTATCACCAATGGCTGGCAGCACGAAGTCCCCGACAACTGGTTGCGCTTTGGCAACCCCTGGGAGATTGCCCGTCCTGATTATAACGTTGAAGTTAAGTTTGGCGGTTATACCGAAGCCTACACCGATGCCCAAGGGCACTACCGCGTCCGTTGGCTCCCCAGCACTACCGTTTTTGGCACGCCCTACGACACGCCCATTCCCGGCTATGGCAAAAATACGGTGAACACGCTCCGTCTGTGGAGTGCCCGTGCAGCCCAAGACTTCAACCTTCAGGTGTTTAACGCGGGGGACTACACCCAAGCAGTCTCTGAAAAAACCTTTAGTGAGAACATCTCGAAGGTCCTCTACCCCAACGACAACACCCCCCAGGGGAAAGAATTGCGGCTGCGGCAACAGTATTTCTTTGTCTCCTGTTCATTGCAAGACATTATCCGCCTCTACTTGCGTCGGCACACCAGCTTTGATGCCTTCCCCGACAAGGTGGCCATTCAGCTCAACGATACCCACCCCGCTATTGCTGTGGCTGAACTGATGCGATTGCTGGTGGATGAGTACCAACTGACGTGGGAAAAAGCGTGGGACATCACCCAGCGCACTTTTGCCTATACCAACCACACGCTGCTGGCGGAAGCCCTTGAACGCTGGTCGGTGGATCTCTTTGGTCAACTGCTACCACGCCACTTGGAAATCATTTACGAGATTAACTATCGTTTTCTGAATGAAGTTCGCCTCCGCTACCCTGGCAATACCGCGCGGTTGGCACGGATGTCCCTGATTGAGGAAGGTTATCCCAAGCAGGTGCGCATGGCGCATCTGGCCTGTGTTGGCAGTCATACGGTCAATGGCGTGGCAGAACTGCACACAGAGCTGATCAAACAGGAGCTGATGCGGGACTTCTATGAGATGTACCCAAACAAGTTCCAGAACAAAACCAATGGCATTACTCCCCGCCGTTGGCTCCTGATGAGTAATCCCCGCTTGGCCAGTCTGATTACCGAAACGCTGCAGAGCGATCGCTGGATTACCCACCTTGAGGACCTGCGCGGCCTAGAACCCTACGCGAGTGATCCCGCTTTTCAGGCGAAGTGGCAACAAATCAAACAAGCCAACAAAGAGCGCTTAGCGGAGTACATCTGGCGCAACAACCAAATCGAGGTGGATCCCTACTCCCTCTTTGACATTCAAATTAAGCGCATCCACGAGTACAAACGTCAACATTTGGCTGTCCTCCACATCATTACGCTCTACGAGCAGATCAAAGCCAACCCGCACATTGACATTCAACCGCGCACATTTATTTTTGGCGGCAAGGCAGCTCCCGGCTACTTTATGGCCAAGATGATCATCAAGCTGATCAATTCGGTGGCCGATATGGTCAACCACGACAGCGATGTGAATGGTCGCCTCAAAGTGGTGTTCCTCAGCAACTACTCTGTCTCCCTTGGGGAAATGGTTTATCCTGCCGCAGATCTGTCGGAGCAGATTTCTACCGCCGGCAAGGAGGCCTCTGGCACTGGGAATATGAAGTTTGCCCTCAACGGAGCGCTGACCATTGGCACGCTAGATGGCGCAAATGTGGAAATCCGCCAAGAAGTGGGGGCAGAGAACTTCT encodes:
- a CDS encoding glycogen/starch/alpha-glucan phosphorylase, producing MNNPATPNGYPVNSVSHTNPAANDEHCDLYIESDRTGMTVQTLKRAFVDNLHYIQGKDAMFATPYDYFMALAYTVRDRLLHRRIKTAQTYFEQDAKVVYYLSAEFLIGRLLLNNLINVGLYEQTKQAMADFGLDLNELMEREPEPGLGNGGLGRLAACFLDSLATLEIPAVGYGIRYEFGIFEQIITNGWQHEVPDNWLRFGNPWEIARPDYNVEVKFGGYTEAYTDAQGHYRVRWLPSTTVFGTPYDTPIPGYGKNTVNTLRLWSARAAQDFNLQVFNAGDYTQAVSEKTFSENISKVLYPNDNTPQGKELRLRQQYFFVSCSLQDIIRLYLRRHTSFDAFPDKVAIQLNDTHPAIAVAELMRLLVDEYQLTWEKAWDITQRTFAYTNHTLLAEALERWSVDLFGQLLPRHLEIIYEINYRFLNEVRLRYPGNTARLARMSLIEEGYPKQVRMAHLACVGSHTVNGVAELHTELIKQELMRDFYEMYPNKFQNKTNGITPRRWLLMSNPRLASLITETLQSDRWITHLEDLRGLEPYASDPAFQAKWQQIKQANKERLAEYIWRNNQIEVDPYSLFDIQIKRIHEYKRQHLAVLHIITLYEQIKANPHIDIQPRTFIFGGKAAPGYFMAKMIIKLINSVADMVNHDSDVNGRLKVVFLSNYSVSLGEMVYPAADLSEQISTAGKEASGTGNMKFALNGALTIGTLDGANVEIRQEVGAENFFLFGLTAQEVISLKAEGYNPREYYNSNPMLKKVIDSLISNYFNPREPGLFEPIVSSLLNEDPYMLLADYQSYVDCQQRAAQAFRDKTHWTQMSILNVARMGKFSSDRTIAEYCKDIWRVEPVPVSLDTCRPAFRPSRIS